The following proteins are encoded in a genomic region of Ornithinibacillus sp. 4-3:
- the flgG gene encoding flagellar basal body rod protein FlgG, producing the protein MLRSMYSGISGLRGFQTKLDVIGNNIANVNTSGYKKGRAVFQDMMSQTMKGSQPGVGGRGGINPMQVGLGSQIASIDNIHTQGFRQSTGNPLDFAIQGDGMFILKQVPEGGQPEQDSFYTRAGNFYLDDNNAIVNADGYYLMGFQSVANASGETELDYSLPVNKIIIPDDAQSFSVAQDGSVNYIDANGQAQVAGQVALARFSNPAGLEKLGNSLYRETPNAGLFRNAGTDVVANAQGYYVPGDSANGIGNVIESALEMSNVDLAEEFTEMIVAQRGFQANTRIITTSDEILQELVNLKR; encoded by the coding sequence ATGTTACGTTCAATGTATTCAGGAATTTCAGGATTAAGAGGCTTTCAAACAAAATTAGATGTAATCGGAAATAATATTGCTAACGTAAATACATCAGGATATAAAAAAGGTCGTGCTGTATTCCAAGATATGATGTCACAAACAATGAAAGGCTCTCAGCCTGGTGTAGGTGGTCGTGGTGGAATTAACCCAATGCAAGTTGGTTTAGGATCTCAAATCGCATCTATTGATAATATTCATACACAGGGATTCCGCCAGTCTACTGGTAATCCGTTAGATTTTGCAATACAAGGTGATGGAATGTTCATTTTGAAACAAGTTCCAGAAGGTGGACAGCCAGAACAAGATTCTTTTTATACAAGGGCTGGAAACTTCTATTTAGATGATAACAATGCCATTGTAAATGCTGACGGATATTATTTAATGGGATTCCAATCTGTTGCGAATGCCTCCGGTGAAACAGAACTTGATTACTCTCTACCTGTAAATAAAATCATCATTCCTGATGATGCACAAAGCTTTAGTGTTGCTCAGGATGGTTCTGTTAATTATATTGATGCAAATGGGCAAGCTCAAGTGGCTGGACAAGTAGCACTTGCAAGATTTTCAAATCCAGCAGGGCTAGAAAAATTAGGAAATAGTCTATACCGTGAAACACCAAACGCAGGTTTGTTTAGAAATGCAGGTACAGATGTTGTTGCAAATGCACAAGGGTATTACGTACCTGGAGATTCGGCAAATGGAATTGGTAATGTGATTGAAAGTGCTTTAGAAATGTCCAATGTTGACCTTGCTGAAGAATTTACAGAGATGATTGTTGCACAGCGTGGTTTCCAGGCAAACACAAGAATAATCACAACTTCTGATGAAATTTTACAAGAGCTTGTTAACTTAAAGAGATAA
- the fliI gene encoding flagellar protein export ATPase FliI, with protein MNITRLCDAIEQANTYKYFGKVLRVVGLMIESRGPAAKIGEVCYIHTSASQSILSEVVGFNDERIILMPYAEVTEIAPGCLVEATGKALTIKIGKGLIGQVVDSLGLCLDKSRLPNSLEDYLTERQPPNPMQRAPISEPIEIGVKAIDSLLTVGQGQRIGIFAGSGVGKSTLLGMIARNSNADLNVIALIGERGREVRNFIEKDLGPEGLKRSIIVAATSDQPALMRIKGAYTATAISEYFRDLGYNVNLMMDSVTRVAMAQREIGLATGEPPTTKGYTPSVFSILPKLLERTGMSDKGSVTAFYTVLVDGDDMNEPIADTVRGILDGHFVLDRKLAEQGQYPAINILKSISRLMSQIIDSEHKNMAQEFRRLMANYEENSELIQIGAYKRGTDQAIDRAIHYYPKIQEFLRQQTMEDVPFIKTVEMMNELLNGGV; from the coding sequence ATGAATATTACCCGTTTATGTGACGCTATCGAACAAGCCAATACATATAAGTATTTTGGGAAGGTATTAAGAGTAGTAGGGCTGATGATTGAATCTCGTGGCCCTGCTGCAAAAATAGGAGAGGTTTGTTATATCCATACGTCAGCTTCTCAATCGATTCTATCAGAAGTAGTTGGTTTTAATGATGAAAGAATTATTTTAATGCCTTATGCTGAGGTGACCGAAATCGCACCAGGTTGTCTAGTAGAAGCAACAGGTAAAGCCTTAACTATTAAAATAGGAAAAGGTTTAATTGGTCAAGTAGTTGATTCCTTAGGGCTTTGTCTAGACAAATCTAGGTTGCCAAATAGTTTAGAGGATTATTTAACGGAACGACAACCACCAAATCCAATGCAACGAGCACCGATTTCAGAACCGATTGAAATAGGTGTAAAAGCAATTGATTCTTTATTAACGGTAGGTCAAGGTCAAAGGATTGGTATTTTTGCAGGTAGCGGAGTTGGAAAAAGTACGCTGTTAGGAATGATTGCTCGTAATAGTAATGCTGATTTAAATGTGATTGCTCTTATTGGAGAACGTGGCCGGGAAGTGCGTAACTTTATTGAAAAGGATTTAGGTCCAGAAGGGTTGAAACGATCAATTATAGTCGCAGCTACATCTGATCAACCTGCTTTAATGCGAATAAAAGGAGCATATACGGCAACCGCAATCAGTGAATATTTTAGAGACTTAGGATATAACGTAAATTTAATGATGGATTCTGTTACAAGGGTAGCGATGGCACAGCGAGAAATTGGTTTGGCAACTGGAGAACCACCAACAACCAAAGGATATACTCCGTCCGTTTTTTCCATTTTACCGAAATTGCTTGAGCGAACTGGGATGAGTGATAAAGGCTCAGTCACCGCATTTTATACTGTATTAGTAGATGGGGATGATATGAATGAGCCAATTGCTGACACTGTCCGTGGTATTTTAGATGGCCACTTTGTATTAGATAGAAAATTAGCAGAGCAAGGTCAATATCCAGCTATTAATATTCTAAAATCTATTAGTCGTTTAATGAGTCAGATTATTGATTCGGAACATAAAAATATGGCACAAGAATTCAGAAGATTAATGGCAAATTATGAAGAGAATAGTGAATTAATTCAAATTGGTGCCTATAAAAGAGGAACAGATCAAGCGATAGATCGAGCTATTCATTATTATCCAAAAATCCAAGAATTTCTAAGGCAGCAAACGATGGAAGATGTACCATTCATTAAAACTGTTGAAATGATGAATGAATTGCTCAATGGAGGGGTCTAG
- the fliJ gene encoding flagellar export protein FliJ codes for MGHLTLSKVLQVRENEKKDAVLVYNQAIEKFENVATKLYQILRKKEMAEQTVETYKETITPIDSIIEQMTYIESLNQQIISLQTAVNEAREEMELKQLLLTESHKEVKKFEKLIENRLLAEKNAQMKLDMAAMDEISIQQFISKN; via the coding sequence TTGGGACATTTAACATTGTCTAAAGTACTACAGGTTAGAGAAAACGAAAAAAAGGATGCAGTGCTTGTATATAATCAAGCGATTGAAAAATTTGAGAATGTCGCAACAAAGCTATATCAGATATTGCGAAAAAAGGAAATGGCAGAACAAACAGTAGAAACATATAAAGAAACTATTACACCAATTGATTCAATCATAGAACAAATGACTTATATTGAATCACTAAATCAGCAAATTATATCCTTGCAAACAGCAGTTAATGAAGCTAGAGAAGAAATGGAATTAAAGCAATTATTATTAACGGAATCACATAAAGAGGTTAAAAAGTTCGAAAAATTAATTGAAAATAGGTTGTTGGCAGAGAAAAATGCACAGATGAAGCTGGATATGGCAGCAATGGATGAAATTTCGATTCAACAATTTATTAGTAAAAACTAG
- a CDS encoding MotE family protein: MKKDGIKKTNPFLAFLLVVVVPVIVTTILVIIILSVAGVNVIDWTKDKASNIPGISKLVTTEEQKQDKVALERANSRIEEQNGKITELEAEISSLEDTIEQLNDELLRNENERESMENINETSTNTEQEDEATDYIKEMSASFKKMKKKQAALIFAELEEEIALAIMYELPNDVRGGIIESMEPNKAADLTAKFINRE; this comes from the coding sequence ATGAAAAAAGATGGAATAAAAAAGACAAATCCATTCTTAGCGTTTTTATTAGTTGTTGTTGTTCCCGTTATTGTAACAACGATATTGGTTATTATTATTTTATCAGTTGCTGGTGTTAATGTCATTGATTGGACGAAGGACAAGGCAAGTAATATTCCTGGTATATCAAAACTTGTTACAACAGAGGAACAAAAGCAAGATAAAGTAGCATTAGAAAGAGCTAATAGTCGGATTGAAGAACAAAATGGAAAGATTACTGAATTAGAAGCTGAGATTAGTAGTCTAGAAGATACAATTGAGCAATTAAATGATGAGTTACTCCGAAATGAAAATGAAAGAGAATCCATGGAGAACATAAATGAAACTTCAACAAATACAGAACAAGAAGATGAAGCTACCGATTATATAAAAGAAATGTCTGCATCCTTTAAAAAAATGAAGAAAAAACAAGCAGCTTTAATATTTGCGGAATTAGAGGAAGAAATAGCATTGGCTATCATGTATGAATTACCGAATGATGTACGTGGTGGAATTATTGAGTCGATGGAACCAAATAAAGCAGCTGATTTAACCGCTAAATTCATTAATAGGGAATAA
- the fliL gene encoding flagellar basal body-associated protein FliL — MSKMVKMMITSLVIILALGAATILFILNLNNKDDKSSAETLDEMVKYAYESPEITTDLLDGSFVRIQFQIITDGKAAQEEISKRDFQLKNILIKELAKLDEEDFKTALGELEEKIKDRLNELMTEGKIIDVYTINKILQ, encoded by the coding sequence ATGAGTAAAATGGTAAAAATGATGATCACATCATTAGTTATCATTTTGGCATTAGGAGCTGCCACGATTCTCTTTATTTTGAACCTTAATAATAAAGATGATAAAAGCAGTGCGGAGACACTTGATGAAATGGTGAAGTATGCTTATGAGTCTCCAGAAATTACAACAGATTTATTGGATGGTAGCTTTGTAAGAATTCAGTTTCAAATTATAACAGATGGAAAAGCTGCTCAAGAAGAAATCTCTAAACGTGATTTTCAACTGAAAAACATTTTAATTAAAGAATTAGCTAAATTAGATGAGGAAGATTTCAAAACAGCTTTAGGTGAACTCGAAGAAAAAATAAAAGATAGATTAAATGAATTGATGACTGAAGGAAAAATTATCG
- the flgD gene encoding flagellar hook assembly protein FlgD — protein sequence MATIDPSLYLRNQTTGRTPSPELGKDEFMKILMAQLQNQDPLNPMEDRDFIAQMATFSSLEQMMNMASSIDHLVQNQLISPVIQYSHMIGKEVTYQSFDEETGQKKDIVTSKVIAVSQKDGWAILELENGEKVYADAIMQVKDPSAEKVETPKEDDGESNNEE from the coding sequence TTGGCTACAATAGATCCATCCTTATATTTACGAAATCAAACAACAGGACGAACACCAAGTCCAGAGCTTGGAAAAGATGAATTCATGAAGATATTGATGGCACAGCTACAAAATCAAGATCCATTAAATCCAATGGAAGATCGCGATTTCATTGCACAAATGGCTACCTTTTCTTCATTAGAGCAAATGATGAATATGGCAAGCTCTATTGATCATTTAGTGCAAAATCAATTGATATCACCTGTTATCCAATATAGTCATATGATTGGGAAAGAAGTAACCTATCAGTCATTTGATGAAGAAACGGGGCAGAAAAAAGATATTGTGACAAGCAAGGTAATTGCTGTAAGCCAAAAGGATGGTTGGGCGATTTTAGAATTAGAAAATGGTGAAAAGGTATATGCTGATGCAATCATGCAAGTAAAAGATCCATCCGCAGAAAAAGTAGAAACACCAAAGGAAGATGATGGAGAGAGTAACAATGAAGAATAA
- a CDS encoding flagellar hook-length control protein FliK, whose protein sequence is MNAIRLFFPETSFNMKEAMKGIKRDASDLTSFQHMLFSQTEENAALMEELLILNKEASYADLPFEEMILDGEHVETEEQEVEIDDLIVAPMPIAEQTVIPATSVLSMMKTDKEIMEQEMPTQRVEAAMVDEEIEEQAENIVRHVNNDVSLLKESANNTSALPSFGDNQQKELARMTEQLMAKVNASFDRRSVHYYATSKTFTAIDEIQIQQQMSDIVSQFQHLVESVEEPEKFIHIAPKVIELLKKWTNLESVHKTDFTLVEQEPKLNGIWQELVQRYSVRNGMYANAQYALDAEVTARDVSKWMQALYVNEQQVMNEPVIPVANAPTQTMPMSKVEQYIIHLNHQNTEETVEQQLINRFNQVMKASRFLTFKNGVSQLTFSIRPEHLGEMTVRLMKVDGDMVVKIIVNSQATRQMLETNIHQLKNTFAPHQVVIEEVDSREQVVQKEQPDHEQAFKEEQEKSNASEHQQQNNQEDEDAIDFQEVLMNVKV, encoded by the coding sequence ATGAATGCGATACGTTTATTTTTTCCTGAGACATCATTTAATATGAAGGAAGCTATGAAAGGAATCAAAAGAGATGCTTCTGATTTAACATCCTTTCAACACATGTTATTTTCTCAAACGGAAGAAAATGCTGCATTGATGGAAGAACTTCTTATTCTAAATAAAGAAGCGAGTTATGCTGATTTACCATTTGAAGAAATGATATTAGATGGGGAACATGTAGAAACAGAAGAGCAAGAAGTAGAAATTGATGATTTAATAGTAGCTCCTATGCCAATAGCAGAACAAACTGTTATTCCAGCAACTTCTGTTTTATCGATGATGAAGACAGATAAGGAGATAATGGAACAAGAAATGCCTACTCAACGTGTTGAAGCTGCTATGGTGGATGAAGAGATAGAAGAACAAGCAGAGAATATAGTAAGACACGTAAATAATGACGTATCATTGCTTAAAGAGTCAGCTAATAATACATCAGCTTTACCTAGCTTCGGAGATAACCAGCAAAAAGAATTAGCAAGGATGACTGAGCAATTAATGGCTAAGGTTAATGCCTCTTTTGATAGAAGATCAGTTCATTATTACGCTACATCTAAAACTTTTACAGCGATAGACGAGATCCAGATCCAACAACAAATGTCTGATATCGTTTCACAGTTTCAACATTTAGTAGAAAGTGTAGAAGAGCCTGAAAAATTCATCCATATCGCTCCAAAAGTAATAGAGCTATTAAAAAAATGGACAAATTTAGAATCAGTACATAAAACCGATTTTACTTTGGTTGAACAAGAGCCAAAGCTAAATGGAATATGGCAAGAATTAGTTCAGCGATACAGTGTTCGTAATGGAATGTATGCTAATGCTCAATATGCCTTGGATGCAGAGGTTACTGCAAGAGATGTTAGTAAATGGATGCAGGCTCTCTATGTAAATGAACAGCAAGTAATGAATGAACCAGTCATACCAGTAGCAAATGCTCCAACACAGACAATGCCAATGTCTAAAGTAGAGCAATATATTATTCACTTAAACCATCAAAACACGGAAGAAACAGTGGAACAGCAATTGATTAATCGTTTTAATCAGGTAATGAAAGCAAGTCGATTCTTAACATTTAAAAATGGTGTTAGTCAACTAACTTTTTCCATTCGTCCAGAGCATTTAGGGGAGATGACCGTTCGACTTATGAAAGTTGATGGGGACATGGTAGTAAAAATCATAGTCAATTCACAAGCAACAAGGCAGATGTTAGAAACGAATATCCACCAGTTGAAAAACACATTTGCACCACATCAGGTTGTTATTGAAGAAGTAGATTCAAGAGAACAAGTTGTTCAAAAAGAACAACCAGATCATGAACAAGCTTTTAAAGAAGAACAGGAAAAATCAAATGCTTCAGAGCATCAGCAACAAAATAATCAAGAGGATGAAGACGCAATAGATTTTCAAGAGGTACTTATGAATGTGAAAGTGTAG
- a CDS encoding TIGR02530 family flagellar biosynthesis protein: MKNNIHIRPLQQPLPISTKKSVPKQPTTSFKDILVDAQQLKVSKHAKQRLAERNIEINDQQWQKVHEKVNEAQKKGITDSLVLIKNAALLVSVKNQTVVTAMSMKEASSKIFTNINGAIVVED; the protein is encoded by the coding sequence ATGAAGAATAATATCCATATTCGACCTTTACAGCAGCCTTTACCGATATCAACAAAGAAGTCGGTACCTAAACAGCCAACAACTTCATTTAAAGACATCTTAGTGGATGCTCAACAATTAAAAGTTAGTAAGCATGCAAAGCAACGATTGGCTGAACGGAATATTGAAATTAATGATCAGCAATGGCAAAAGGTTCATGAAAAAGTGAATGAAGCTCAGAAAAAAGGTATTACGGATTCACTTGTATTAATCAAAAATGCTGCATTACTTGTAAGTGTAAAAAATCAAACAGTAGTTACTGCGATGAGTATGAAAGAAGCATCATCAAAAATATTTACAAATATTAACGGTGCTATTGTTGTGGAAGACTAG
- a CDS encoding flagellar FlbD family protein, with the protein MINLTRLNGDSFLLNPTMIEQVQSHPDTTITLCNGKKILVKNSEKEVEQLIIQFYHKIGVIGTLYEVGGTNE; encoded by the coding sequence ATGATAAATCTAACACGTTTAAATGGAGATTCATTTTTATTGAATCCAACAATGATTGAACAAGTACAATCTCATCCGGACACAACGATTACACTTTGTAATGGAAAGAAAATCTTAGTAAAGAATTCGGAAAAGGAAGTAGAGCAACTTATCATTCAGTTTTACCATAAGATTGGCGTAATTGGCACATTGTACGAGGTAGGTGGGACAAATGAGTAA